DNA sequence from the Nesterenkonia lutea genome:
GACCAACGCGGACGGAAACGTCTCGTGGAACAAGCTGCGGTGGCATGTCGATTACCTGCAGGACCAGGTCGAACCCGAGCCAGAGCCCGAGCCGGAGCCGGAGCCCGAGCCCGTCGAGCAGACTCAGGCTCCTGCACCGACTCAGTCGCAGAATCAGTCGCAGTCGTCGGCGAACGTGACCCCGGCCAGCAGCAACTCAAACGCTGCCGAGATCGCGATCAACTGGGCCGTGGGACAGGCGAACCGCGGCGACGTCCGCTACGTGCTGGGCGCAAACGGGCCCAATGCGTTTGACTGCTCGTCCCTGGTGCAGCAGGCCTTCGGTCAGGCTGGAGTCAGCCTGAGCCGGACCACCTACACCCAGGTCTATGAGGGCCGGGCGGTGTCTCAGGGAGATATGCAGCGCGGGGATCTGCTCTTCTTCGGAAGCGCGACCGCCCCGGGACACGTGGGCATCTACCTCGGCAATGGGCAGATGGTCGATGCCTCGAACCCCACACGGGGTCTGACTGTTCGCTCGGTCTACCAGACGCCCTCAGCGGTTCGCCGCGTGGTGTGAGCTGGAGAATACCCACAACTGAATAACCTCTCACTGGATTCTCCCGCTCGCGGTAGGGCGGAGAGATGATCACACGAATGAGGGCTCCCGGCGTCGGACACCGGGAGCCCTCATCTCTGCGTCTGTGCTGCTCGCGAATGGGCTGCGAGGCAGGGTCCTCTCCACTGCCGGGAGGGCAGGGGGCTCACTCTCCGAGCACGGGTCCGAACTCTGGCCTGTTGTCCAGTCGCGTGTCCTCGCTGTCGGGCACCACCATCAGCGGACCCTCGGCGTGGTGCAGCACGCCCTGTGAGGTGGATCCGAGCAGCATCCCCGCGAAGCCGCCGCGGCCACGGGTCCCGATCACGGTGAGCTGGGCCCCGCGAGTCTCCTGCACCAGGACATCCACTGCTGTGCCGTCGATGACCTCGGCGTCGATCTGCAGGTCCGGATAGTGGCTGTGCAGCCACAGCCGTCCCGCCTCGAGCTTCTCGCGCAGCTCCCCCAGAGCGGACTCGTTGTCGATGCTGGTGGGGATCCACACCAGCGTGGCGCCCACCGGAGGCAGCGCGCAGACGATGCGCAGGCTCGTCCCCCGTTCACTGGCCTCTCGGGCCGCCACCAGCGCTGCCACACGACCGAAGTCTGAACCGTCCACGCCGGCGGCCACGGGCCTGGGATCCTGCTGCGGAAGCGGGTGCGCACCCTGGGCGATCACCGATTCGGGAACCGGAGCCCCGGGCTGCGGAGATGCGGCCACGATGGGAATGGCCCCCGTGGCGGTGGTCACCGCGTTGGACTCCTTGGAGGAGAACTTCAGCGGCACCAGGACTGTGGGACACTTCGCGTGCGCCGGCAGCGCAGAGGAGACGGACCCGAGCAGCCGCCCGAAGAACCCGCCCCGGCCCCGGCTGCCGACCACCAGGACGACTGCCTCGTGCGAGTAGTCCAGCAGCACCCCGGCGGGATCACCGGACTCCACCTCATAGTGGACCTCACCCGGGTAGTCGCGGAGGAACTCAGCGGCCTGCTCGATGACCTTCTCCGAGCCCTGGCGCAGCGCAGAATCATCCATCAGCGCGTATCCGCCATCCATGGAGGAGGCGGCGAAAGCTGGGATGGAATAGGCAGTGACCACTGTCAGCGGCAGTCTCCGGCGATGCGCCTCGGCCGCCGCCCAATGAGCGGCGCGCAGGGACTGCTCCGAGCCGTCCACTCCGACGACGACGCCGCGTGACCGGCGTTTCGAGGCGGGATCACGAGATGCGTGGTTCTGTGGATCGTTCATGGTGGGCTCCTCTGGCCGTGGCGGTCAGCTTGCGCCCATGATATCGCCCCAGCCCCGAGCACACACCCGCTTCGGTGCCCGCAGACGGAAGACCGCATCCCAGAGCGTCGAATGCCTGCACGTCAGCGAGGTCCGGGTTCCCGCACGTCGGGGGGCTCAGGGGCGGAGGGTCACCGCATCGAGCAGGCGAGCGGGATAGTTCGTGGTGATCTCCTGGACTCCGAGGTCCAGCAGGAAACCCGCGTCCTGGGGATCATCCACGGTCCAGACGCGCAGCCGAGATCCGCGGGCGAGCCAGGCCTTCACCTGGGCCCGGTGATCTCTGACGTAGGTGATGCCGGGGCCTGCGATTCCCGCCCGCCCGTTCCAGACCAGGGCTTCAGAGTCACGCAGGGTCCCACGCATCACCGCGGCCACCAGAGGGCGCACTGCGAAGGCCAGGGGCACGCCGTGAAGCCGCTTCTGGACCTGGGCCTCGGTCACCCTGCTCAGCAGAGCGCACAGCTTGTCCGGTGCCACCATATCCGCGAGGTAGAGCAGCGAGCCGGGGTAGAAGCTCATGAATGACACCGTCACTGCGTACTTGTCAGCGCCCCCGGCAGGGATCACGGAGGTCTCGGGATCCCAGCCGAAGCGCAGCAGGGTCCGCAGGACCTTGGTCTCCAGACGATCCCCGAACGGAGACGGATGCTTGAGCTCGATGGCCAGGCTGAGGTCTCGTCCCGCCTCGGTGAGCAGCTCCAGGACATCGGCGAGCGTCATCAACTGATCCTGGCGACGCCCATATTCTCCGGGGAGTCTGGGGGTCTTCCAGCTGGTGACATCGAGTGATCGCATCTGCTGAAGGCTCAGCTCGGCCACGGCACCTGTGCCGTTGCTCGTGCGGTCCACTGTGGCGTCATGGAAGCAGACGGGCTCCCCATCAGCGGTCAGGTGCAGATCGATCTCCAGTCCGTCCGCTCCCTCCTCGAGAGCTCGCTGGTACGCGGCTCGACTGTGTTCGGGAAAGAGCCCGGAGGATCCTCGGTGGGCGTAGATCTTCGCCCGTCGCGTCGCCGGGTCCAGCTCACGGTCCAGCTGCCGGTCCAGCTCGAGGTCGAGAACATCCGCGCAGCGGAGCCCCTGCCCGGTCCGCACTTCGCGGCCCAGGGGAGACGCCGCACGCAGTGTGTCAGGAGCTTCGCGGGCGTGTGCGAGATCTGTGGTCACAGCTTCAGCCTGCTCCTGGAAGGACAACGGGGCACGACCATCCTGCGGCATGTTCGGAGAACAACCGGTGAACACGGGGTGCATGGCTCTGCGCGAGGCTCCTGAGCTCAGTGGCCGACGGTCTTGACCGGGGCCTCGGCGCCGACGTCTGTGATCTGCTGCGGGTCCTCGTCGCCGCGCCGCCTCCTGCGCTGCGTGAGTATCTGGCGCTTGCGGCCCCGACGCTCTCTGCGTTCAGCCCGCAGCCGCTCGCGCTCCAAGGAACGCAGCATGTCCTTGACCAGGGACTCCGGCGTCTGCTCGGGAAGCTCACCGAAGGTGAGATGGGCCGATTTCACGATCTGTCTCGCCAGAGAGTGGTTCGCCGCCCCACCGACGACGGCGCCGATGCCGAAGGGTATTGCCCGGCCCACCATGGAGGTGCCCTGGCGGATGAAGAACCGCCGGACGAACTGGCGCTTGAGCTGGTCGACCACTGCCCCCGTCAAGCCCGAGGGGCTCGCGGAGGACTTCAGCGGCACCAGCGAGGCGAACGGGCCCGTGCCCTTTCCTCCGGCCTGCGCCGAGAGCTCTCCCAGGAGCTTGCGGCCCTGTTCACCGAGCATCACGCCCATCACCAGCAGCTTGGCCCGCTCGGGATCGGCAGTGCTGATCCCGGAGAGCTCCGCCATGGACTGCGCGTAGAGGGCGCATGCCTCGAGGAAGGTGCCGGTGGCCGCGGCGGAGAGGCCGAGCGAGGTCAGCGTCCCGACGGCAGGCACCGCCGCGGTGGCTCCGATGAGCGCACCTCCCCCGGTCAGGCCGCGGACGAACTCACGCTCCAGCTGGGCTGCGAGCTGGCGATTCGAGAAGCTGGGGTGCGCCTTGCGCAGGCGGCGCAGATTGGCGAGCACCAGGGGACGCTGCACGGTGACAGCACGCGTCAACATGCTCTCGGCGCGGGGAGTCAGGCCGCCATGGTCGTCGAAGGCCTGGTCCTTGGCCATGGCGACTGTGCGCTGGAGGAAGAATCCAGTGGCTGCAGTGCGCATGATCGTCCCTTTGGTCGAAGACCCTGACGTGTGCGGAGCCGTGCCGCGTGATGCCATCCGGCGTGAGGGTGCCATGAGTTCAGTCTAGAGCTTCGACCGGCCTGCCGGGGAAGCGGTTCAGCTCCCGGCGATGTCGAGCCAGACCAGCCGACCAGCGGGGGCGGCCGGTTCATCCGGGTCCACGAGGTCATAGCCGAACTCCCCCTCCGCCGGCCAGAACACCCCGGTCTGTTCGACGTCCAGCGCGGCGGCCGGAAGCACATAGGAGGCGCGCACGGCCCCACCGCTGTCCAGGCCCTGGGTGGCCTGCAGGTCCGATGCCGGGTCGCGGCGCTCCGGGAGCGGCTCCTCGGTGATCGCCTGCGGCGCCGGGTCCTGCAGCGCATCGCCCTCCAGGAGTGTGGAGAGCTCCGGGACCTCCTCGGTGGAGAAGTCCAGCAGCTCCCGCTCCTCGGCGAGGCCGCCGGCGACTACGAAGGATGATCCGTGGTCGAGGCCGCCGTACGCGCCGTCGTCGTCGTAGAGGTACCAGGAAGAGTCCGAGACGAAGTCCGCCACCAGGCGGCGCTGGTCCTCGTTGCGGGCCGTGTCGAGTGCCCCGGACCCGGGTGAGCTGTTCAGGTCGGTGGCAACTACGTGGACATGCTTGTCTTGGTCTGGGACCTCGATCGGGATGTCCCACATGCTGGTGCTGGGGAGTCGGAGCACGGACTGCTCCAGCTCCGAGAACCGCCCCGCGGGCATCGCGTTCCCTGGCATGTCCTGCCAGAGGAACTCCTGGAAGGTGCGGATCTCGTCCTCGGCGATGGGGTGGGCGGAGAAGACCGCCATGCCCCGCTCACCGGCGTGACGTCCGTAGCCGATCGCGTCCTCGGGGCCACCGATGCGTCCATCGCCGTCCAGGTCCGCACCGGAATCGATCCCCGAATTGGTCGGCGCGGTGAAGGTGTAGGGGTACTGCATCCCGGTCTGGCCGTTCTGGCCGCGGGAGAGGTACTGCTGATTCAGCGTCTCGGTGATCTGCTGACTCTCGTCATAGCTGACTCCGGTGAGCACCAGCACGTCCGGGGCGTTGATCTGCACGGTCTCGGCGAGCATTCGCGCTGAGGGGTCCATGCCGCCCTGCAGGGCCTCGAGCAGCTCGGCCGAGGAATCGGCGCTCAGTCCCGCGTGCAGAGTGGCGACGCGGACATCACTCTCCTGCTTCGCCACCGTGGTCGAGGGCTGGTCATCACCAGCGGGAGCGGCGGGCTGCCCCGGCGTCGGGTAGCCGGAGGCCCGCTGCGGCGCGTCCACAGTGGAAGCGTTCGGGTTCGGGGCCTGAGCGGAGGCACTGGCCCCGGTGGTTCCGGCAAGCATCAGGCCGGTCACGAGACAGGTGCATAATCCGCTGCGCATCGCTCCCCCGGCCCGGAGCGCGGGTGAGTTCTGGCCATTGGGCATGGGTTACACCGTAACCGGGCACCCTGTCCCTGCCAACCCCAGGCGGGCACCTGTGGAAACAGTTATGAAGGCGTGACAGTCACCGCCGGGTCGACGCCTGGCCTGGGAGGCCGCGTGAGGGCCAGGTGCGCGAGAGTCTGAACGGCATCTCCCCCGGCGGACGGCGCTTGCATTATAAGCGCATGAAGTGTGTAAATAGTAGGAGAACGATCTTGGTGAGTCTGCTCAGTGACACGCAGTCACCACAGCACTTCTGACGACGACGCAGGACCTCTTCCGCCTGTCACGCCGGGCTCGGGACACACCCCGCCGGTGAGGCGACAGAGTCGGCGTCGTCTTTTGCGTGTCCGCGGGGAATCGACTGCGCAGAGCTGAATCACATTGCACTCAACCAAAGAGAACACTCTCACCTGACTGAGGAGGAACACATGGCTTCGCAACCCGAAGCTCGACTACGGGACTGGTCGCCGGCTGATGCCTGGCGCGGCCTGAACAAGCCCGTTTTCATTCCGGCGGTGCTCATCATCGTCATCGGCCTGATCTTCGCCACGTATTGGGGTGCTGCGAACGGCGCTGATGCATTTGAAACGCTGAACTCCACCATCGTGAACACCGTCGGCTGGTGGTACGTCCTGATCGCGACCGGCTTCGTGGTCTTCGCCATCTGGGCCGGTGCGTCCAAGGCGGGCAACATCCGCCTCGGCCGCGACGACGAGAAGCCTGAATTCTCGCTCGGCTCCTGGTTCACGATGCTCTTCGCCGCAGGCATGGGCATCGGACTCGTCTTCTGGGGCGTGGCCGAGCCGCTGTGGCACTTCATCGCTCCCCCGGAGGTCACCGGCGAGATGGGCATGGATGCCAACGGGGAGATGATCTCTGCTTCCGAGTCCGCGCTCTCAGGCACCGCCATGGGACAGTCGGTCTTCCACTGGGGCCTGCATGCCTGGGCCATCTACGTGGTGATCGGTCTCGGCCTGGCCTATATGACCTTCCGTCGCGGGCGCCCGCTCTCGATCCGTTGGCTGCTGGAGCCGATCTTCGGCCGCAAGCTCATCGAGTCCTGGGTGGGCCACGTCATCGACGTGGTCGCCATCGTGGGCACCGTGTTCGGCATCGTCACCTCGCTGGGCATCGGCACGCAGCAGATTGCGGCCGGCCTGGGCTTCATGGGCTGGATCGAAGACCCGGCGAACACCACGCTGCTGACACTGATCGTCGTCATCATCATGGCGATCGCCACCTTCTCGGTGATCTCCGGCGTGAACAAGGGCCTGAAATGGCTCTCGAACTTCAACATGGTGATTGCTGCGCTGCTGGCGCTGTTCGTGCTGATCGCAGGGCCCACGCTCTTCCTGCTCCAGTCCTTCGTGGGCAACCTGGGCGAATACCTCATGGCCTTCCCCCAGCTCATGTTCGAGACCGGCGCCAGCTATGCCGGCGGCGACGAGGGCGGATGGTCCGCTGACTGGACCATCTACTACTGGGGCTGGTGGATGAGCTGGGCGCCGTTCGTCGGCATGTTCATCGCACGGATCTCCCGCGGTCGCACCATCCGCCAGTTCGTCATAGGCGTGCTGCTGGCTCCGACTCTGGTCGGATTGATCTGGTTCACCATCTTCGGCTCCTCCGGCATCTGGTACCAGATGACTGAGGGCGTCATGGTCGGCGAGGACGGCAGCATCGACACCGTCGGCGCCACCTTCACGCTGCTGGAGCAGCTGCCGCTGGCCTCCATCACGGCCGTGGTCGCCATCCTCGTGATCGCCATCTTCTTCATCACCTCCGGCGACTCCGGGTCACTGGTCACCGATGTGCTCGCCTACGGCGGACGCACCGACACGCCGAAGCTGACACGGGTCTTCTGGACCGTGTTCATCGCCATCACCGCCATCGTGCTGCTGGCCGCCGGTGGCGGCGAGGCGGCGGACGCCTCCCTGCGCGTGCTGCAGGTGGCATCCATCGCCGCGGCGGCCCCGCTGTCCATCGTGATGGTGCTGGCCGTGATCGCACAGATCAGGATGTTCAACTACGAGACCAAGACCATGCCTCGCTACATCCGGATCCGTCCGACCGCGAGCAAGTCGGCTCTGGTGGACACTGCTCGCAGCGCCGCCGGCGGCGGGGACTCCACGCCTGGAGTCCACCGCAATCTGCGCACACTCCTGACCGGTCAGCGCACCGCGCTGAAGGGCTTCCTGGGCACCACCTCAGCGACGCTGTCCGGCCTGGACAAGCCGGAGTCGAAGGAGACTGGCGCAGCCGATCCCTTCTCCTCCGACGACATGGTGTTCGCGATCCAGGACGTGCCGTCGCATTCCACCACGGTCAACCCGGAGACGGGAACCCTGGGGTGGGACGAGGACGTCGCGTTCAGCGATCCGATCGCTGATCAGGTGTTCGAGACTCCCGAGTTCGCTGAATCGGCCACTGGTCAGCAGCTGGAATCCGAGCAGCTCTACGACGACGCCGTCAGCAACACAGGGGCGGGGACGACCCCTCCGGCTGCGCCCGATGAGGAGACGCCGCGCTAGAACCCTGGTCGAAAGACAGAGAGCGGGGCCCCAGTTCACCGTGAACTGGGGCCCCGCTCTCTGTCACTGAGTCAGCGCGAACATCACTGTGTCTGCGTGAACGTCAGGACGGGTTGAACTCTGCCGGGTTCGGGCCGGAGCGGCCGTCGCGCTCCAGCGAGTCGATCGCCGAGAGCTCGGCCTCGCTGAGCTCGAAGCCGAACACGTCGAAGTTCGACGCGATGCGCTCTGGAGTCACCGACTTCGGGAAGAGGATGCGTCCCCGCTGCAGGTGCCAGCGGATGACCGCCTGAGCCGGCGAGACGCCATGCGCCTGAGCGGCCGCCACGACGGGCTCGTCCTCGAAGACCGCGCCCTGGGCGAGCGGGCTCCAGGCCTGGGTCTTGATGCCGTGCTTCTCATCGGCCTCCTGGATGCTGCGCTGCTGCAGGGCCGGGTGGATCTCGACCTGATTGATCGCAGGCACGATGGTCCCGGCTTCCAGGACACGATCCAGGTGCTCCGGCAGGAAGTTGGACACGCCGATGCTGCGTGTCAGTCCCTCCGCCTGCAGCTCCTCCATGGCCTTCCACGCGTCGAGGTAAGCCTCATCGGCCGGTGATGGCCAGTGGATCAGGTACAGATCGACGTAGTCCAGGCCGAGCTTCTGCAGCGAGGTGCGCAGAGCCTCCTTCGTCCGGCCCGCCTTGAAGTCACCGACCCAGAGCTTCGTGGTGACGTAGAGCTCCTCGCGAGGAATGCCGGAGTTCGCGATCGCGCGTCCCACGCCCTCTTCATTTCCGTAGACGGCCGCGGTGTCGATGTGCCGGTAGCCGACCTTCAGTGCTTCGGCGACGACATCGGCGGCATCATCCGCCGGCACCTGCCAGACACCGAAGCCGAGCTGGGGAATCTCAGTCCCGTCGTTGAGCGCGATGGTGGGAACTGCAGTCATGTGAACCTCTCTCGTCCTGCGTGCATGGGCAGAGCATCAGTGCTCTCCTGAACTGCGAACCACTCCGTGCACAGGTTCATTCCACAGGATGAGCGGGCGGACCTGCCTGATGCCCTCCACGCATCACACGAGCCTGTCCTCACTGGTCAGCTGATGCTCACGGGCTTAGGCTGAGATCGCGGCCTGCTCCTGAGCAGCGCAGCGCACCATGTACGTCACGACACGCCCCACGCAGAGGATCTCCCATGATGGCAGAGGCCACGACATCACGACGCCGAGCAACTGGGCGCACCCTGCTGATCGTCTCAGCGCTGGGGACCGCGGGATTCGCCGGCTGGTCCATGGCGCAGCTGCAGCTCTCGACACCCGAGACATTCCTCGCGGAGGCATGGCACGCCTTCGGACTCGTGGTCTTCGCAGGCCTGTTCGCCCTGGTGGCCTGGCGTCCTCGGGCTTATCCAGGGCTGATGGAGCTGACCATCCTGCACAGCGCCGGGATGTTCACGCTGGCCTTCATCAACCAGGACGCGGAGGGATCCACCGCGAACATGGTCCTGCACGGCCTGCTGACCCTCGCCCTGCTGGTGGCGTATGTGGTGCTCGGCTGCGTCAAGGCCTGGGGACGCCAGTCGACCGGCGCACCGGCGGTCTCCTCCAGCGCGAGGACGGGCGGGACAGCGAAGGAGGCCCCGCGTGCCTCGTCAAGCAGCTCCAGCCCCACGAACAGCTCCGGGCCCGCGCAGGGCACGGCGGCCGATTCCACGAAGAAGCCGGCCCCCGGGGCCCAACCGCAGCGCGGCCTGGATCGCGGGACTTCGCCCGCGAACCGCGAATCCTCGCCGACGACTCAGCCGGGCACCCAGCCCACCAAGCCGATACCGCAGAGCCTCCCCGAGGATCGCCCGCGGGGCTGAGGTCCCGGGGACCCGAGAATCCGAGGCCGGGCCTCAGATGCCGAGCCGACGGCGCAGCTCCGGCGCGTGCCTCCGTGAGACCTCCACCCGGCTGCGCTGACGGTCGTTGAGCACCAGCACCAGAGTGCCGCGGAAATCTGGGACGAGCTCCCGGACATAGCGCAGATTGACCAGGTAGGAGCGGTGCACGCGGAAGAAGTGGCCCTGCAGCCTGCGTTCGAGCTCGTTGAGCGAGAAGGACACCAGCACGCGGTCATCGGCAAGCTTCAGTGACGCGTATCCGCGCGCCGCGACCGCGTAGACGATCGCATCACCCTCCACCAGGACAGTGCGACCATCCCGCTGGACCGGGATGCGCACGAGCTGGTTCTGCGCTTCCCTGACGCCGGCCTGCGCGAGAGCGGAGCGCGGGGCAGCCGTCGCCGAGGCGAGAGCACCTGGACCGTGGCCCGGCGCGTGATCTGGGGCGGAGCCCGTGATCTGGCCCGCACCCTCGCCCGGTGCTCCGGCCGAGGAGGGAGAGGCGGTGGCCTCCGCGCTGGAGAGCGCCCTCTCCACCGAACGCTGAAGCCGCTCTGCTGAGAAGGGCTTGACCAGGTAGTCAGCCGCGGCCAGATCGAATGCCTGCACCGCGTGGTCGGGGTAAGCCGTGGTGAAGATGACCTGGGGTCGGCGAGCACCCTCGACGCCCGCCGAGCCGCGCAGCCGCTCGGCCACCTCGAGCCCGGTGAGGCCCGGCATGCGGATGTCCAGGAAGACCAGGTCATAGGCCAGCGAGTTCAGCAGCAGCAGCGCCTCTTCGCCGTTGGTGGCCTCACCCACGACCTGGACTCCGCCGATCTCCTCCAGCAGAAACCGCAGTTCCTCGCGGGCGGGCGCCTCGTCGTCCACGATCAGTGCCCGGGGGTGCATTCGCCCAGTATAGGGTCAATGCCCAGCTTCCTGTGATCCGGATCACCGAAGCGGTATCGTCAGCTCCACCACAGTGCCGCCCGAGCGCGGCGTGGAGATCGACAGCTCATAGCGGTCGCCGAACAGCGAGCTGAGCCGTTCACTGATGTTCTGCAGTCCGACCCCGGCATGGCTGGGGTCCTCCTGGACGGCCTCGCGGCCGCGCAGCTCTCCGGTGCTGTCC
Encoded proteins:
- a CDS encoding universal stress protein, with product MNDPQNHASRDPASKRRSRGVVVGVDGSEQSLRAAHWAAAEAHRRRLPLTVVTAYSIPAFAASSMDGGYALMDDSALRQGSEKVIEQAAEFLRDYPGEVHYEVESGDPAGVLLDYSHEAVVLVVGSRGRGGFFGRLLGSVSSALPAHAKCPTVLVPLKFSSKESNAVTTATGAIPIVAASPQPGAPVPESVIAQGAHPLPQQDPRPVAAGVDGSDFGRVAALVAAREASERGTSLRIVCALPPVGATLVWIPTSIDNESALGELREKLEAGRLWLHSHYPDLQIDAEVIDGTAVDVLVQETRGAQLTVIGTRGRGGFAGMLLGSTSQGVLHHAEGPLMVVPDSEDTRLDNRPEFGPVLGE
- a CDS encoding LytR/AlgR family response regulator transcription factor; its protein translation is MHPRALIVDDEAPAREELRFLLEEIGGVQVVGEATNGEEALLLLNSLAYDLVFLDIRMPGLTGLEVAERLRGSAGVEGARRPQVIFTTAYPDHAVQAFDLAAADYLVKPFSAERLQRSVERALSSAEATASPSSAGAPGEGAGQITGSAPDHAPGHGPGALASATAAPRSALAQAGVREAQNQLVRIPVQRDGRTVLVEGDAIVYAVAARGYASLKLADDRVLVSFSLNELERRLQGHFFRVHRSYLVNLRYVRELVPDFRGTLVLVLNDRQRSRVEVSRRHAPELRRRLGI
- a CDS encoding BCCT family transporter, which translates into the protein MASQPEARLRDWSPADAWRGLNKPVFIPAVLIIVIGLIFATYWGAANGADAFETLNSTIVNTVGWWYVLIATGFVVFAIWAGASKAGNIRLGRDDEKPEFSLGSWFTMLFAAGMGIGLVFWGVAEPLWHFIAPPEVTGEMGMDANGEMISASESALSGTAMGQSVFHWGLHAWAIYVVIGLGLAYMTFRRGRPLSIRWLLEPIFGRKLIESWVGHVIDVVAIVGTVFGIVTSLGIGTQQIAAGLGFMGWIEDPANTTLLTLIVVIIMAIATFSVISGVNKGLKWLSNFNMVIAALLALFVLIAGPTLFLLQSFVGNLGEYLMAFPQLMFETGASYAGGDEGGWSADWTIYYWGWWMSWAPFVGMFIARISRGRTIRQFVIGVLLAPTLVGLIWFTIFGSSGIWYQMTEGVMVGEDGSIDTVGATFTLLEQLPLASITAVVAILVIAIFFITSGDSGSLVTDVLAYGGRTDTPKLTRVFWTVFIAITAIVLLAAGGGEAADASLRVLQVASIAAAAPLSIVMVLAVIAQIRMFNYETKTMPRYIRIRPTASKSALVDTARSAAGGGDSTPGVHRNLRTLLTGQRTALKGFLGTTSATLSGLDKPESKETGAADPFSSDDMVFAIQDVPSHSTTVNPETGTLGWDEDVAFSDPIADQVFETPEFAESATGQQLESEQLYDDAVSNTGAGTTPPAAPDEETPR
- a CDS encoding glycerophosphodiester phosphodiesterase, translating into MTTDLAHAREAPDTLRAASPLGREVRTGQGLRCADVLDLELDRQLDRELDPATRRAKIYAHRGSSGLFPEHSRAAYQRALEEGADGLEIDLHLTADGEPVCFHDATVDRTSNGTGAVAELSLQQMRSLDVTSWKTPRLPGEYGRRQDQLMTLADVLELLTEAGRDLSLAIELKHPSPFGDRLETKVLRTLLRFGWDPETSVIPAGGADKYAVTVSFMSFYPGSLLYLADMVAPDKLCALLSRVTEAQVQKRLHGVPLAFAVRPLVAAVMRGTLRDSEALVWNGRAGIAGPGITYVRDHRAQVKAWLARGSRLRVWTVDDPQDAGFLLDLGVQEITTNYPARLLDAVTLRP
- a CDS encoding endonuclease/exonuclease/phosphatase family protein, encoding MPNGQNSPALRAGGAMRSGLCTCLVTGLMLAGTTGASASAQAPNPNASTVDAPQRASGYPTPGQPAAPAGDDQPSTTVAKQESDVRVATLHAGLSADSSAELLEALQGGMDPSARMLAETVQINAPDVLVLTGVSYDESQQITETLNQQYLSRGQNGQTGMQYPYTFTAPTNSGIDSGADLDGDGRIGGPEDAIGYGRHAGERGMAVFSAHPIAEDEIRTFQEFLWQDMPGNAMPAGRFSELEQSVLRLPSTSMWDIPIEVPDQDKHVHVVATDLNSSPGSGALDTARNEDQRRLVADFVSDSSWYLYDDDGAYGGLDHGSSFVVAGGLAEERELLDFSTEEVPELSTLLEGDALQDPAPQAITEEPLPERRDPASDLQATQGLDSGGAVRASYVLPAAALDVEQTGVFWPAEGEFGYDLVDPDEPAAPAGRLVWLDIAGS
- a CDS encoding aldo/keto reductase; translation: MTAVPTIALNDGTEIPQLGFGVWQVPADDAADVVAEALKVGYRHIDTAAVYGNEEGVGRAIANSGIPREELYVTTKLWVGDFKAGRTKEALRTSLQKLGLDYVDLYLIHWPSPADEAYLDAWKAMEELQAEGLTRSIGVSNFLPEHLDRVLEAGTIVPAINQVEIHPALQQRSIQEADEKHGIKTQAWSPLAQGAVFEDEPVVAAAQAHGVSPAQAVIRWHLQRGRILFPKSVTPERIASNFDVFGFELSEAELSAIDSLERDGRSGPNPAEFNPS